In Phormidium ambiguum IAM M-71, the following proteins share a genomic window:
- a CDS encoding GumC family protein, whose translation MTLPIVKRYFIAFDQHKWTGLAACLLVMGVSLVVAKQPAPPKEYRAEGSLGANPPRVTFSKTATDIQQPVASKEIVLNEEVISAVAQQARVDVKQLSKTIYVGLPKPPAKGETPPPPIISISYKDTDQKRANEVVNLALQESSKFSRKINTTRLMAIINEIEKRIPNVEKELREAERNLEQYTKREGSVLLAAKNGSLVKSILENQAQQLSLQLQSQGIETQIASLQQRLGLNPDQAYASSALSADPIIANLRVQIYQAESQLEVLKKDLRPKHPNIVQLRKQIASYEELLRQRATEVIGGGGIAAPLKSANQVRQDSNLDPARQALANQLVAMQTQKETLQQQLKSVIQQEQRLRKEYATIPNKQLEQARLQEKLQLKQNLYSQMQASLADAKTAEAETVASWIPLGAAKTSLIPQEAMSPIVILLAGGLVGIVVGGGIIFLLGSLGGVFQTMEDIRAAMVQRDMAVLGILPYVAIPDPELGETPIILDAHSPYLEPYERLRTNLRRAASEDPVKVILLTSVTNEEGKSVSAYNMAITSARAGKRTLIVEADMRSPSLARSVKVAPDPDAAIEPLRYYGNWSDCVRLVPEVENLYLVPSPGPVPQTAAILESSEFRRLLEDVRGRFDMVFIDAPALSLCNDTFVLEPMTDGIILVARPGYTVESMFSEAAEQLTESEDITFLGGIINGTDIPIAKTQMFTEQKAIATELPENETLTQQEKQESEPEPEEIKVTTP comes from the coding sequence ATGACTTTACCAATTGTTAAACGCTATTTCATCGCCTTTGACCAACATAAATGGACAGGATTAGCCGCTTGCCTGCTGGTTATGGGTGTGTCTCTGGTAGTAGCCAAACAACCAGCGCCTCCAAAAGAGTACCGCGCCGAAGGTTCTCTAGGTGCTAATCCACCACGAGTAACCTTTTCCAAAACCGCCACCGACATTCAACAGCCAGTAGCTTCTAAAGAAATAGTCTTGAATGAAGAAGTGATTTCTGCGGTGGCACAACAAGCAAGAGTAGATGTTAAACAATTAAGTAAAACCATATATGTCGGTTTACCTAAGCCACCAGCTAAAGGGGAAACCCCACCACCACCAATAATATCAATTTCTTACAAAGATACGGATCAAAAGCGAGCCAATGAAGTAGTGAACTTGGCATTACAAGAGTCGAGTAAGTTCAGTCGCAAAATTAATACCACTCGCTTGATGGCTATTATCAATGAAATTGAAAAACGCATACCTAATGTAGAAAAAGAACTAAGAGAAGCGGAAAGAAATTTAGAACAATATACTAAACGCGAAGGCTCAGTTTTACTAGCTGCTAAAAATGGTAGTTTAGTCAAGTCTATTTTGGAAAATCAAGCCCAACAATTATCATTACAATTACAATCTCAAGGAATTGAAACTCAAATAGCTAGTTTGCAACAAAGATTAGGATTAAACCCAGACCAAGCTTACGCTTCTTCTGCTCTCAGCGCCGATCCAATTATTGCTAATCTGCGAGTGCAAATCTACCAAGCCGAATCTCAATTAGAAGTTCTCAAAAAAGATTTGCGCCCAAAACATCCCAATATTGTGCAACTTCGTAAGCAAATTGCTTCTTATGAAGAATTGCTCAGACAACGTGCTACAGAAGTTATTGGTGGCGGTGGTATTGCTGCACCACTCAAAAGTGCTAATCAAGTTCGCCAAGATAGTAATCTTGACCCAGCTAGACAAGCTTTGGCAAATCAGCTAGTAGCTATGCAAACCCAAAAAGAAACTCTGCAACAACAGTTAAAGAGTGTAATACAGCAAGAGCAAAGGTTGAGAAAGGAATACGCTACTATTCCCAATAAGCAGTTAGAACAAGCGCGGTTGCAGGAAAAGTTACAACTCAAGCAAAATTTGTATAGCCAAATGCAGGCAAGTTTGGCAGATGCGAAAACTGCTGAGGCGGAGACAGTCGCTAGCTGGATTCCTCTTGGGGCGGCTAAAACTTCTTTGATACCTCAAGAAGCTATGAGTCCGATCGTCATACTTTTAGCTGGCGGTTTGGTGGGAATAGTTGTCGGTGGGGGAATTATTTTCCTGTTGGGTTCTCTGGGTGGAGTGTTCCAAACAATGGAAGATATCCGCGCTGCAATGGTACAACGGGATATGGCTGTGTTGGGAATTTTGCCTTATGTGGCGATTCCCGACCCAGAATTAGGAGAAACGCCGATTATTTTAGATGCTCATTCGCCTTATTTGGAGCCTTATGAACGGCTAAGGACTAATTTACGCCGTGCTGCTAGTGAAGATCCGGTAAAGGTCATTTTGTTGACTAGTGTGACTAATGAGGAAGGGAAGAGTGTCAGTGCTTATAATATGGCCATTACTTCTGCCCGTGCGGGTAAGCGGACTTTGATTGTGGAGGCGGATATGCGATCGCCATCCCTCGCTAGAAGCGTGAAAGTTGCACCCGATCCAGATGCTGCGATCGAACCTTTACGTTATTACGGAAATTGGAGCGATTGTGTCCGCTTAGTACCAGAAGTAGAAAATTTATACTTAGTCCCTAGTCCGGGTCCCGTACCACAAACAGCCGCAATCTTAGAATCCAGCGAGTTTCGCCGCTTGTTAGAAGATGTGCGCGGTCGCTTCGATATGGTATTTATTGATGCTCCAGCTTTGAGTCTTTGCAATGATACCTTTGTCTTGGAACCGATGACCGATGGCATTATTTTAGTGGCTCGACCGGGCTACACTGTGGAAAGTATGTTCTCAGAAGCCGCCGAACAATTGACAGAATCGGAAGATATTACTTTCTTGGGTGGCATTATTAATGGTACGGATATTCCGATCGCAAAAACACAAATGTTCACAGAGCAAAAAGCGATCGCAACTGAACTACCAGAAAATGAAACTTTAACTCAGCAAGAAAAACAAGAATCAGAACCAGAACCCGAAGAAATCAAAGTTACTACACCTTAA
- a CDS encoding DUF6884 domain-containing protein — protein sequence MKDLLILNCSKSKCSDIETLLALERYNGVAFRVVRKFLQQRKPDYLDIFILSAKFGLISSNELISNYDQKMDKKRSQELQSTVNAKFCELLQSGFYKRCLLCLSQDYLQIFNNYEKVIPEKLTVTIATGTIGKKLSILHHWLYGKPPEYLHTVKENTVKGKATLKGTEVNLSKAEIVAIARQGLIEGQGKPYNYQTWYVLVDDKKVSPKWLVSQLTGLPVSSFHSIKARQILQQLGIEIYSEL from the coding sequence GTGAAAGATTTATTAATTCTAAATTGTTCTAAATCTAAATGTTCAGATATAGAAACTTTACTAGCACTAGAACGTTATAATGGTGTTGCTTTTCGGGTTGTGCGAAAGTTTTTACAGCAAAGAAAACCGGATTATTTAGATATTTTTATCCTTTCTGCTAAGTTTGGACTTATATCCAGTAATGAGTTAATTTCTAATTACGATCAAAAGATGGATAAAAAGCGATCGCAAGAATTACAATCTACAGTTAATGCCAAATTTTGCGAACTTTTACAAAGTGGATTTTACAAAAGGTGTTTACTGTGTCTAAGTCAAGATTATTTACAAATTTTTAATAACTATGAAAAAGTTATACCAGAAAAGCTCACTGTTACTATTGCTACTGGTACAATAGGCAAAAAGCTATCAATATTGCATCATTGGCTTTATGGTAAACCACCAGAATATTTACATACTGTCAAAGAAAATACTGTCAAAGGAAAAGCGACACTTAAAGGCACTGAAGTCAACTTAAGTAAAGCTGAAATTGTTGCTATTGCTAGACAAGGATTAATAGAAGGTCAAGGTAAACCTTATAATTACCAAACTTGGTATGTCTTAGTTGATGATAAAAAAGTCTCTCCTAAATGGTTAGTTAGTCAATTAACTGGATTACCTGTAAGTTCTTTTCATTCTATTAAAGCAAGGCAGATTTTACAACAATTAGGGATAGAGATTTATTCGGAATTATGA
- a CDS encoding polysaccharide biosynthesis/export family protein yields the protein MTGVFFCKKFKALTILGIHTSSTLLLIFSSVLWFGQKSWGKETQKLSQGNTPPTENQNPPQRVEPPATPFTPQAPITIPVVPFELQQTPQAFPINPQFRPYRLGPGDVLTISVPRFPELSVQAAVGPEGNIILPLAGNVSVRGLTLEEATEKIRAAYNQFVIDPIVTVGLAAQRPLQVSVTGEVTRPGLYTFSLVVGSTLPRLSTALLTAGGSTTQADLRQVVIRRFLLDGSFIEQRVDLFTPLAAGEPIPEVRLEDGDAIIVPKLQVGTEQNYDRQLVASSNLVQQTINIRILSYPNQAVGNLTVANGSSFLDAFTAAGVSLVGTDIDSVAVIRFDRERGRAIVRELNARRALFGDASQNILLQDNDVIVIGRNLVGRITYALNIFTQPFRDILGFLLFFQELTDSATNLFRPGGNNGN from the coding sequence ATGACAGGAGTTTTCTTTTGCAAAAAGTTCAAAGCACTTACTATTCTGGGAATACACACCAGTAGTACCCTGTTGCTAATCTTTAGTTCTGTACTGTGGTTTGGGCAAAAAAGCTGGGGAAAAGAAACACAAAAACTTTCTCAGGGAAACACCCCACCTACCGAAAACCAAAATCCACCCCAACGGGTAGAACCACCTGCCACTCCCTTTACTCCCCAAGCGCCAATCACCATCCCAGTAGTTCCCTTTGAACTTCAGCAAACACCCCAAGCTTTTCCAATTAATCCCCAATTTAGACCTTATCGTTTAGGCCCTGGAGATGTGTTGACCATCTCTGTACCCAGATTTCCCGAACTTAGCGTTCAAGCAGCAGTCGGGCCAGAAGGAAATATTATCCTGCCATTGGCTGGAAATGTATCAGTTAGAGGTCTGACTCTTGAAGAAGCTACAGAAAAAATTCGGGCTGCTTATAATCAATTTGTCATCGACCCCATAGTCACCGTCGGATTAGCAGCACAACGTCCTCTGCAAGTTTCCGTTACTGGTGAAGTAACCCGTCCAGGTCTTTATACTTTTTCTCTAGTTGTTGGTTCCACTTTACCCCGCCTTTCCACTGCTTTACTCACAGCAGGAGGGAGTACTACTCAAGCTGATTTAAGACAAGTCGTGATTCGTCGTTTCTTATTGGATGGGTCTTTTATTGAACAAAGAGTGGATTTGTTCACTCCTTTAGCAGCGGGAGAACCAATTCCCGAAGTGCGCTTAGAAGATGGCGATGCGATAATTGTGCCAAAATTACAAGTAGGAACCGAACAAAATTACGATCGTCAATTAGTAGCAAGTTCCAACTTAGTCCAACAAACAATTAATATTCGGATTTTAAGTTACCCCAACCAAGCTGTAGGTAATTTGACTGTGGCTAATGGGAGTAGTTTCCTAGATGCCTTTACTGCGGCGGGTGTATCTTTGGTTGGTACTGACATAGATAGTGTAGCTGTGATTAGATTCGATCGAGAAAGAGGTAGAGCGATCGTTCGAGAACTCAATGCCAGACGCGCCCTATTTGGCGACGCTTCCCAAAATATACTGTTGCAAGATAATGATGTAATCGTTATAGGCCGCAACCTAGTAGGACGAATTACTTATGCCCTCAACATTTTTACCCAACCTTTCCGCGATATTTTAGGATTTCTTCTCTTCTTCCAAGAATTAACCGATAGTGCAACCAATCTGTTCCGTCCCGGAGGAAATAATGGCAATTAA
- the petE gene encoding plastocyanin — MKFMTAIGRRLSLAFLTMVLVASSFFLMASPAAAETYTIKMGADNGMLAFDPAKVTIKPGDTVEWVNNKVPPHNVVFDAAANPAKSADLAKSLSHKQLVMKPGEKVSATFPADAAPGEYTYYCEPHRGAGMMGKIIVQ, encoded by the coding sequence ATGAAATTTATGACTGCAATTGGGCGGCGCTTGAGTTTAGCATTCTTGACTATGGTATTAGTCGCCAGTAGCTTCTTTTTGATGGCTTCCCCCGCAGCTGCGGAAACCTACACAATCAAAATGGGTGCTGATAACGGAATGCTAGCCTTTGACCCGGCTAAAGTAACAATCAAACCCGGAGACACTGTAGAGTGGGTAAACAACAAAGTTCCTCCCCACAACGTAGTTTTTGATGCAGCTGCTAACCCTGCTAAGAGCGCAGATTTAGCAAAATCCCTTTCTCATAAGCAATTGGTAATGAAACCAGGTGAGAAGGTTTCGGCAACATTTCCTGCTGATGCTGCGCCTGGTGAGTACACCTACTACTGTGAACCCCATCGCGGTGCGGGTATGATGGGCAAAATTATTGTCCAATAA
- the petJ gene encoding cytochrome c6 PetJ has product MKKLVPVLLLSIAILTFALSSPALAGDITKGSKIFSANCSACHLGGNNVIMASKTLKKEALEKYGMNSLSAIINQVKKGKNAMPAFGGRLSDDQIEDVATYILKQAQKGW; this is encoded by the coding sequence TTGAAAAAATTAGTTCCAGTCCTATTGCTATCTATAGCAATATTGACTTTTGCCTTAAGTTCTCCTGCATTAGCAGGAGATATAACTAAAGGTTCAAAAATCTTTAGTGCTAATTGTTCTGCCTGTCATCTGGGTGGAAACAATGTAATTATGGCTAGTAAAACCTTGAAGAAAGAAGCTTTAGAGAAATATGGTATGAATTCTCTATCAGCTATTATTAATCAGGTGAAAAAAGGCAAAAATGCTATGCCAGCTTTTGGTGGTCGTCTTTCTGATGACCAAATTGAAGACGTAGCTACATATATCCTAAAGCAAGCCCAAAAGGGTTGGTAG
- a CDS encoding DegT/DnrJ/EryC1/StrS family aminotransferase — protein sequence MINTAVNIPFVDLTLQHQPIQNEIEQAIHNVLQKGDFVLGKALAEFETAFATACGVQYAVGVACGTDAIALGLQASGIKPGDEVILPANTFIATLIGVLHAQATPILVDCDPETALIDLKAAEKAITPKTKAILPVHLYGQLVSPQQLKDFATAHNLLIFEDAAQAHLAEREGYIAGSIGKAAAFSFYPSKNLGAAGDGGIVVTNDADIAQKLRSLRNYGAPQKYIHTEYGTNSRLDTLQAAVLKVKLPHLKQWNLQRNTAAKEYDSLLKPLQNKGIIPIQNQSQTGHIYHLYVVRITENCLISREVLQSKLSDMGIQTGIHYPLPCHLQPAYKYLGYKEGDFPVAETLAKQILSLPMYPGLNETQVKQVVDAIAQICGC from the coding sequence ATGATTAACACCGCAGTCAATATTCCTTTTGTAGACTTAACCCTACAACATCAACCAATTCAAAACGAAATTGAACAGGCAATCCACAATGTACTCCAAAAAGGTGATTTCGTTTTAGGAAAAGCTTTAGCAGAATTTGAAACAGCCTTTGCCACAGCCTGCGGCGTGCAGTATGCTGTTGGGGTTGCTTGTGGAACAGATGCGATCGCACTAGGATTACAAGCATCTGGTATTAAACCAGGCGATGAAGTAATCTTACCAGCCAATACTTTTATTGCTACTTTAATCGGCGTACTCCACGCTCAAGCTACGCCAATTTTAGTTGATTGTGACCCTGAAACTGCTTTAATTGACCTAAAAGCAGCTGAAAAAGCTATTACACCTAAAACCAAAGCTATTTTACCAGTCCATCTCTACGGTCAATTAGTTTCACCTCAACAATTAAAAGATTTCGCCACCGCCCATAATCTGTTAATTTTTGAAGATGCAGCCCAAGCACATTTAGCTGAAAGAGAAGGTTATATTGCCGGAAGTATTGGTAAAGCAGCTGCTTTTAGCTTTTATCCGAGTAAAAATTTAGGTGCAGCGGGAGATGGCGGAATAGTTGTTACTAATGATGCAGATATTGCCCAAAAATTGCGTTCTTTACGCAACTACGGCGCACCACAAAAATATATTCATACAGAATATGGCACGAATAGTCGTCTTGATACTCTCCAAGCAGCAGTTCTTAAAGTAAAATTACCACATTTAAAACAGTGGAATTTGCAACGAAACACAGCAGCAAAAGAATATGATTCCCTCTTGAAGCCATTACAAAATAAAGGTATTATTCCCATCCAAAATCAAAGTCAAACTGGACATATTTACCATCTTTATGTAGTTAGGATTACGGAAAATTGCCTAATTAGTCGAGAAGTTCTCCAAAGTAAATTATCAGATATGGGGATTCAAACAGGTATTCATTATCCCCTACCTTGTCATCTCCAACCAGCTTACAAATATTTAGGTTATAAAGAAGGAGATTTTCCTGTTGCTGAAACATTGGCAAAACAAATTCTCTCCTTGCCGATGTACCCAGGGTTAAACGAAACTCAAGTTAAGCAAGTTGTCGATGCGATCGCGCAAATATGTGGGTGCTAG
- a CDS encoding cyanoexosortase B system-associated protein encodes MKLTKENIKLNHIILLLFLLILLLVGAVPGYLQKHWAWEKPLPVKTISQMRQIRQKGLELPGWQIKTRKEVSVSGEKWLYQEVQIDPQTTAILLLRPQKDDKDQPQVQWVDVKGFQRWQTDRDRSVQFTIPPTSQNQQPTKVEAQYFRGRNRQETFAVLQWYAWDSGGNPDPAKWFWSDQIAQWQGRRVPWVAVSIQIPIEPLGDIEPALPKAQSLGQAVQTALMSSSLQRKKN; translated from the coding sequence ATGAAACTCACCAAAGAAAATATTAAACTAAACCACATTATTTTGCTCCTATTCCTGTTAATTTTACTCTTAGTAGGAGCAGTACCTGGATACTTACAAAAACATTGGGCTTGGGAAAAACCATTACCAGTAAAAACCATTTCTCAAATGAGACAAATTCGCCAAAAAGGATTAGAACTTCCCGGATGGCAAATCAAAACCCGTAAAGAAGTATCAGTCAGTGGGGAGAAATGGTTATACCAAGAAGTACAAATCGACCCTCAAACCACCGCGATTCTATTGCTACGTCCGCAAAAAGATGATAAAGATCAACCACAAGTACAATGGGTCGATGTCAAAGGATTTCAACGTTGGCAAACCGATCGGGATCGCTCCGTACAGTTTACAATACCCCCAACCAGCCAAAATCAACAACCAACCAAAGTCGAAGCCCAATACTTTCGCGGTCGAAATCGGCAAGAAACCTTTGCTGTACTACAATGGTACGCTTGGGATTCTGGGGGTAATCCAGACCCTGCCAAATGGTTTTGGTCAGACCAAATCGCCCAATGGCAAGGACGGCGAGTTCCTTGGGTAGCAGTTAGCATCCAAATTCCTATAGAACCCTTGGGTGACATCGAACCAGCATTACCCAAAGCCCAATCTTTGGGTCAAGCAGTACAAACTGCACTCATGTCCAGTTCATTGCAGAGAAAGAAAAATTAA
- the crtB gene encoding cyanoexosortase B → MQTKLTLRHKIENNLPLIAISVVLALMYVPLLLHWYQGWLKKDISIIHEYFSHGLIGLPFAAYIVWLNRKKWHRLPDKFHPLAVPFLIVGGIFYISGLTDFVNLSFPLILTGVCLWLKGMPGLKLQAFPLVFVLLATPNKIPYLIEPYALPLQSFIAAVAGFLLTQFGIPVVVEEINLYVGGQIVEVAPHCAGLKMLFTSLYVGLMLLYWTGVWRSRTRSVIFLGSAAIISVIANIIRNTLLTFFHGTGNEGAFDWLHEGSGGDIYSALMLGMLVLLINGMEKYFPIDVDEPETRSQLIDSPDNQD, encoded by the coding sequence ATGCAAACGAAGCTAACACTGCGTCATAAAATTGAAAACAATTTACCCTTAATTGCCATATCAGTTGTTTTAGCACTGATGTACGTTCCGCTATTATTACACTGGTATCAAGGCTGGCTGAAAAAAGATATCAGCATTATTCATGAATATTTCAGTCATGGCTTAATTGGTTTACCTTTTGCGGCTTATATTGTCTGGTTAAATCGGAAAAAATGGCATCGATTACCAGATAAATTTCATCCTCTAGCAGTCCCTTTTTTGATTGTCGGTGGAATTTTTTATATCAGTGGTTTAACTGACTTTGTTAACTTATCATTTCCGCTCATTTTAACCGGAGTTTGTTTGTGGTTAAAAGGAATGCCGGGATTAAAACTGCAAGCATTTCCTTTGGTATTTGTGCTATTAGCCACACCGAACAAAATTCCTTACTTAATTGAACCTTATGCTTTACCATTACAAAGCTTTATCGCCGCAGTTGCGGGGTTTCTTTTGACACAATTTGGTATTCCTGTCGTTGTGGAAGAAATTAACTTGTATGTAGGTGGACAAATTGTGGAAGTTGCCCCGCACTGTGCTGGGTTGAAAATGCTATTTACCAGTTTGTATGTAGGTTTAATGTTACTGTATTGGACAGGAGTTTGGCGATCGCGCACTCGCAGCGTCATCTTTTTAGGTAGCGCCGCCATCATCAGCGTAATTGCCAACATTATTCGCAATACACTACTAACATTTTTTCACGGCACAGGCAACGAAGGAGCCTTCGATTGGCTACACGAAGGTAGCGGTGGTGATATCTACTCAGCTTTAATGTTAGGTATGTTAGTTTTATTAATCAATGGCATGGAAAAATATTTTCCCATTGATGTTGATGAACCAGAAACGCGATCGCAATTGATTGATTCACCCGATAATCAAGATTAA
- a CDS encoding rhomboid family intramembrane serine protease: MVPLRDENPTIITPYVTYGLIIANILAFVYELTLPPQQLLSFFHLAAIVPRELSASFAGVAIDQPVPEWTTLITSQFLHAGFAHLIGNMLFLWIFGNNVEEALGHVKFLIFYLSCGVLAGLAQWYFSMQSGIPSLGASGAIAGVLGAYIIKYPNAKILTFFGYFLFYVPAFFFLGLWFVQQAFYGFASLQAPTNVGMESGGIAYWAHAGGFIFGAILGPILGLFANQSGNQSQIEQF, translated from the coding sequence ATGGTACCTCTTCGTGATGAAAATCCAACCATAATCACACCTTATGTGACTTATGGATTGATTATTGCTAATATTTTGGCTTTTGTATACGAATTAACTTTGCCACCGCAACAATTGCTCAGCTTTTTTCATTTAGCTGCGATCGTACCAAGGGAATTGAGTGCTAGTTTTGCGGGTGTGGCGATCGATCAACCTGTACCAGAATGGACAACATTAATTACTTCTCAATTTCTTCATGCTGGTTTTGCTCATTTAATTGGTAATATGTTGTTTCTCTGGATTTTTGGCAACAATGTTGAAGAAGCTTTAGGTCATGTCAAATTTTTGATTTTCTATTTATCTTGTGGAGTATTAGCTGGGCTAGCACAATGGTATTTTTCGATGCAATCTGGGATTCCTTCTTTGGGTGCATCAGGTGCGATCGCCGGAGTATTAGGAGCTTACATTATTAAATATCCAAATGCTAAAATTCTGACCTTTTTTGGATATTTCTTATTTTATGTTCCGGCGTTCTTTTTCCTCGGTCTTTGGTTTGTTCAACAAGCATTTTATGGATTTGCTAGTTTACAAGCCCCCACTAATGTAGGTATGGAAAGTGGAGGAATTGCTTATTGGGCGCACGCTGGCGGCTTTATTTTTGGTGCAATTTTAGGCCCGATTTTGGGGTTATTTGCGAATCAATCTGGCAATCAATCACAAATTGAACAATTTTAA
- a CDS encoding DNA double-strand break repair nuclease NurA: protein MKDIPEQLSLFTPEQLQEITQQIIVQRIQQQPHILIKLQENALTVAENLQGNYFENTAKLVNFLRQNNQKNNLFKIGNVGQPQWSDVQDEVVTFIDGGVGQVEMASPVPVLIRVGSYKVKTGEHDISKREEFAYYPIIFGDLEGGSKERKDFVDIVRITSELLGAIAALERTPDLKVLMIHGPLVYMMSAYAGHSPFTEKDIDLFLENYPGSEKFAQKLKEDFWKEAELIYPKMTSHHQHLIDKKVFEPLTWIAFLYRRLIKEAKSRKRKIKPLIMGVIERNELKEFSLRMFGKIFDNLRKNNQKNYFNDLYGRNDLNDPKVFLDRLNYKDTLLLSMLLETQEFSQPWEMIYKYQNLPEGDKSNIILPNESYEIPFKWSYLKPDQSKYCFPKVTGFYLKVSDTTEPVRIEVFSELGKEQITEAAKRVFLYSQLLPGYGFPIGLDMVDKYAKVPNWMTDAYAKQIQYHLGVSLQSGQIKDKEMRKMLIQSIYMTKRDWLFRPNV from the coding sequence ATGAAAGATATACCAGAACAATTAAGTTTATTTACCCCAGAACAATTACAAGAAATCACTCAACAGATTATAGTGCAGAGGATTCAACAGCAACCTCATATTTTAATAAAGCTACAAGAAAATGCTTTAACTGTTGCTGAAAACTTACAAGGTAATTATTTTGAAAATACAGCTAAACTTGTTAATTTTTTACGGCAAAACAATCAAAAAAATAATTTGTTTAAAATAGGAAATGTTGGTCAGCCTCAATGGTCTGATGTTCAAGATGAAGTTGTAACCTTTATTGATGGTGGGGTTGGTCAAGTTGAAATGGCAAGTCCTGTTCCTGTTTTGATCAGGGTGGGTTCTTATAAAGTAAAAACTGGAGAACATGATATTTCTAAAAGAGAAGAGTTTGCTTATTATCCTATCATTTTTGGTGATTTAGAAGGAGGAAGCAAAGAGCGCAAAGATTTTGTAGATATTGTTAGGATAACCTCTGAACTTTTAGGTGCAATTGCAGCTTTAGAAAGAACGCCTGATTTAAAAGTTTTAATGATTCATGGCCCATTAGTTTATATGATGAGTGCTTATGCTGGTCATAGCCCTTTTACAGAAAAAGATATTGATTTATTTTTAGAGAATTATCCTGGTTCTGAAAAATTTGCTCAAAAGCTTAAAGAAGATTTCTGGAAAGAAGCTGAATTAATTTATCCTAAAATGACTTCTCATCATCAACATTTAATTGATAAGAAAGTTTTTGAACCTTTAACATGGATCGCTTTTCTTTATAGGAGATTAATCAAGGAAGCAAAAAGTAGAAAAAGAAAAATAAAACCTTTAATTATGGGAGTCATTGAACGAAATGAACTTAAAGAATTTAGCTTACGTATGTTTGGTAAAATTTTTGATAATCTACGCAAAAATAACCAAAAGAATTACTTTAATGACTTGTATGGAAGAAATGATCTAAATGATCCTAAAGTTTTTTTAGATCGTTTAAATTATAAAGATACTTTATTATTATCAATGCTTCTTGAAACCCAAGAATTTTCTCAGCCTTGGGAAATGATTTACAAATACCAAAACTTGCCAGAAGGTGACAAAAGTAACATTATCTTGCCTAACGAATCTTATGAAATACCTTTTAAATGGTCTTATTTAAAGCCGGATCAAAGCAAATATTGTTTCCCTAAAGTTACTGGATTTTATTTAAAAGTTTCAGATACAACTGAACCAGTAAGGATTGAAGTTTTTAGTGAACTAGGAAAAGAACAAATTACAGAAGCAGCTAAACGAGTTTTTCTCTACAGTCAGCTATTACCCGGATATGGTTTTCCTATAGGGTTAGATATGGTTGACAAATATGCTAAAGTGCCTAATTGGATGACTGATGCGTATGCAAAACAGATTCAATATCATTTAGGAGTTAGTTTACAAAGTGGTCAAATAAAAGATAAAGAAATGCGTAAAATGTTAATCCAATCTATTTATATGACTAAAAGAGATTGGTTATTCCGCCCTAACGTTTAG